The proteins below come from a single Bacteroides sp. genomic window:
- the hypF gene encoding carbamoyltransferase HypF: MVEFYSYKNIAVPIKTSYPENAFEINVKGLVQGVGFRPHIYRIALNNKITGWVKNSTIGVQIKAIGNEDHLEKFIRDISLLAPPVAEISEVQVIVSSPNGEKGFHIIPSSGKKEEITEVSPDIAVCADCLKDLENQNHRIDYPLINCTNCGPRFSIIKALPYDRPQTTMAAFPMCSKCSDEYSNIHNRRFHAQPVACNACGPVYSLYSPAGEKIECKNLIREAARILDEGKILAIKGTGGFHLACDALNSETVNRLRTGKLREGKPFAIMFSSIETLSEFASLKLEEKTSITSWQRPIVLVDGKNNLQGTVNAGLTRIGAFLPYMPFQYLLFRHLSTKAIIFTSGNLSEEPVIIDPKVALRKLGQGFDFLIDYNRDIYNRTDDSVVQHIDGNIQIIRRSRGFVPKPITLEFDAEGIFATGAELKNCFCLGKGNLAIMSQHIGDLKNMETFNFFAESLSRFSGLFRFKPLLIATDMHPDYMTSFWSKQQGLPVEVVQHHHAHIASCLAEHHIREKVIGLSFDGTGYGTDGHIWGSEIMLCDLCSFERLGHFEYLPMPGGDKAVEEPWRMALACLFLTYGESIPDQVKNILNFIEPSKLDLVMTALKNNINISRSSGIGRLFDAAASLLGLCNKPNFEAEGPMRLEDCATEKTLDFYKTEIEKGRIIKVNGIIEGIVDDLKAGVRKEIISTRFHNSIIEATVSAIPKNLNCSMPEKIILSGGAFQNRRLLSGIREKLEAKGFQVLTNHKVPVNDGGIALGQLAVAAARRNKICV, translated from the coding sequence CAGGTTGGGTAAAGAATTCCACCATTGGGGTTCAGATCAAAGCCATTGGCAATGAAGACCATTTGGAGAAATTTATTCGCGATATTTCATTGCTGGCTCCTCCAGTGGCCGAAATAAGCGAGGTTCAGGTTATTGTATCGTCACCAAATGGAGAGAAGGGGTTTCATATTATTCCCAGTTCAGGAAAGAAGGAGGAAATTACCGAGGTATCGCCCGATATTGCCGTTTGTGCCGATTGTCTTAAGGACCTGGAAAACCAGAACCACAGAATTGATTACCCCTTGATTAACTGCACCAATTGCGGCCCCCGTTTCAGCATAATCAAAGCCCTTCCTTACGACCGCCCGCAAACCACCATGGCTGCATTTCCAATGTGCAGCAAGTGCTCGGATGAATATAGTAATATTCACAACAGGCGATTTCATGCCCAACCGGTGGCTTGTAACGCTTGCGGGCCAGTTTACAGCCTTTACTCCCCCGCTGGGGAAAAGATCGAGTGTAAAAACTTGATCAGGGAGGCAGCTCGCATTCTTGATGAGGGAAAAATACTTGCCATTAAGGGAACCGGTGGTTTTCACCTTGCATGCGATGCTTTGAATAGCGAAACCGTTAACCGTCTCAGAACTGGAAAACTTAGGGAAGGAAAACCTTTTGCAATAATGTTTTCAAGCATTGAAACCTTATCGGAATTTGCCAGTTTGAAGTTGGAAGAAAAAACTTCCATAACTTCCTGGCAACGCCCCATCGTCCTTGTTGACGGGAAAAACAATCTTCAAGGCACAGTCAATGCAGGTTTAACGAGGATCGGCGCTTTTCTTCCCTATATGCCTTTCCAATATCTGTTGTTCAGGCACCTTTCTACCAAGGCTATAATCTTTACCAGCGGAAACCTTTCCGAAGAACCCGTAATCATTGACCCCAAAGTAGCCCTGAGAAAGCTCGGGCAGGGGTTCGATTTTTTGATCGATTACAACCGTGACATTTATAACCGCACCGACGATTCAGTGGTGCAGCATATTGACGGGAACATTCAAATCATTAGACGCTCGCGCGGGTTTGTACCCAAACCAATAACCCTGGAGTTCGATGCGGAAGGCATTTTTGCTACCGGCGCCGAGCTGAAAAATTGTTTTTGTCTGGGCAAGGGAAATCTGGCCATCATGAGCCAGCACATTGGCGACTTAAAGAATATGGAGACCTTCAACTTCTTCGCCGAATCCTTATCCAGATTCAGTGGTTTGTTCAGGTTCAAACCACTATTGATTGCCACTGACATGCATCCTGATTATATGACCAGTTTTTGGAGCAAACAGCAGGGGTTGCCTGTTGAGGTGGTACAGCACCATCACGCCCATATTGCATCCTGCCTGGCCGAGCATCATATCAGGGAAAAGGTGATAGGTTTAAGTTTCGATGGAACAGGCTACGGAACCGATGGCCATATCTGGGGAAGCGAGATCATGCTTTGCGATCTGTGCAGTTTTGAAAGACTTGGACATTTCGAATACCTTCCCATGCCCGGCGGTGACAAGGCAGTGGAAGAACCCTGGCGAATGGCCCTTGCCTGCCTTTTTCTTACATACGGAGAAAGCATCCCCGATCAGGTAAAAAACATCCTGAACTTTATTGAGCCTTCAAAGCTTGACCTAGTCATGACAGCGCTCAAAAACAACATCAACATTTCACGGTCATCAGGCATTGGAAGGTTGTTCGATGCCGCTGCATCCTTACTAGGCTTATGTAATAAACCGAATTTTGAAGCCGAAGGCCCAATGAGACTTGAAGACTGCGCAACTGAAAAAACCCTGGATTTTTATAAAACTGAAATTGAGAAAGGAAGGATTATTAAAGTGAATGGAATCATTGAAGGAATTGTCGATGACTTAAAGGCTGGGGTTAGAAAGGAAATTATTTCAACGCGCTTTCATAATTCAATCATAGAGGCAACCGTTAGCGCAATACCTAAGAATTTGAATTGCAGCATGCCAGAGAAGATTATTCTTTCGGGCGGGGCTTTCCAAAACCGTCGCCTCCTGTCTGGTATTAGGGAAAAATTAGAAGCAAAAGGATTTCAGGTATTGACAAACCACAAGGTTCCCGTCAATGATGGGGGAATTGCTTTAGGTCAGCTAGCCGTTGCCGCTGCAAGGAGGAACAAAATATGTGTCTAA
- a CDS encoding HypC/HybG/HupF family hydrogenase formation chaperone → MCLSIPAEIISINGDEAEVSVNGNRLKISLMVLKNVKVGDFILIHSGFAIEIIDREEAEKTIEIVRLMKAGNN, encoded by the coding sequence ATGTGTCTAAGCATTCCCGCAGAAATAATTTCAATAAATGGCGATGAGGCCGAAGTCTCTGTGAACGGAAACCGGCTGAAGATTTCGCTCATGGTTCTGAAAAATGTGAAGGTGGGTGATTTTATCCTGATTCATTCTGGATTTGCCATTGAAATAATCGACCGTGAGGAAGCCGAAAAAACAATTGAGATTGTCAGGCTAATGAAGGCTGGAAATAACTGA